One window of Erwinia aphidicola genomic DNA carries:
- the mukB gene encoding chromosome partition protein MukB yields the protein MIERGKFRSLTLINWNGFFARTFDLDELVTTLSGGNGAGKSTTMAAFITALIPDLTLLHFRNTTEAGATSGSRDKGLHGKLRPGVCYAALDVMNSRHERVIVGVRLQQVAGRDRKVDIKPFSIHGLPTSINPTEILTETVNARQARVLPLSELKDKFESSESVQFKQYNSITDYHSVMFDLGIVARRLRSAADRSKYYRLIEASLYGGISSAITRSLRDYLLPENSGVRKAFQDMEAALRENRMTLEAIRVTQSDRDLFKHLISEATSYVAADYMRHANERRIHLDAAMVVRNDLFSSRKQLAAEQYRSVEMARELAEHNGAESDLETDYQAASDHLNLVQTALRQQEKIDRYDADLEELTFRLEEQNEVVAEARELQEENEARSEAAELEVDELKSQLADYQQALDVQQTRAIQYQQALTALQRAKEICQLSDLSVDNAEEWQETFQAKEQEATSKLLMLEQKMSVAQAAHSQFEQAFELVTKIAGPVSRSEAWQVGRDLLRDAGNQRYHAEQLQPLRSRINELEQRLREQQDAERLLSEFCKRHGKQVDAEELEALQYELEAQIEQLNDSVSDAGERRMNMRQELEQLRERIARLTKQAPQWLAAQEILSQLSEQTGQVLENSQQVTEFMQQLLERERETTVERDEVSARKREIEQQIERLSQPGGAEDPRLNNLAERFGGVLLSEIYDDVTIDDAPYFSALYGPARHGIVVPDLSRVRELLDGMDDCPEDLYLIEGDPQSFDDSVFNVEELEKAVVVKASDRQWRYSRFPKVPLFGRAARENQLELLQTEREGLAERYATLSFDVQKTQRLHQSFSRFIGSHLAVAFESDPEAEMRLLNNRRTEVERALSSHESENQQQRQQFDQAKEGVAQLNRLMPRVSLLLDDSLRDRYEEILEKLDEAQEAARFIQQHGAQLAKLEPILSVLQSDPEQHEQLKLDYQQAQQQQRDARQQAFALTEVVQRRAHFGYTDSAGMLDGNSDLNEKLRQRLEHAEAERARARDQLRQHQAQLTQYSQLLATLKSSYDAKRDILKELQQEMQDIGVQADSSAEERARMRRDELYSALSNNRARRNQLEKQLTFCEAEMDALQKKLRRLEREYQVGREQVVSAKAGWVAVLRLVKDNGVERRLHRRELAYLGGDELRSMSDKALGALRLAVADNEHLRDVLRLSEDPKRPERKIQFFIAVYQHLRERIRQDIIRTDDPVEAIEQMEIELNRLTEELTAREQMLAISSRSVANIIRKTIQREQNRIRQLNQGLQAVSFGQVKSVRLNVNVREAHSTLLDVLSEQHEQHQDLFKSNRLTFSEALAKLYQRLNPQIDMGQRTPQTIGEELLDYRNYLEMEVEVNRGSDGWLRAESGALSTGEAIGTGMSILVMVVQSWEEESRRLRGKDISPCRLLFLDEAARLDAKSIATLFELCDRLEMQLIIAAPENISPEKGTTYKLVRKVFNNTEHVHVVGLRGFAAEPTVTSNGAEAEA from the coding sequence CGCTGATTAACTGGAACGGCTTCTTTGCCCGTACCTTTGACCTCGACGAGCTGGTGACTACGCTGTCGGGTGGTAACGGAGCCGGGAAGTCGACCACCATGGCGGCCTTTATCACCGCGCTGATCCCCGACCTGACGCTGCTGCACTTCCGTAACACCACCGAAGCGGGCGCCACATCGGGTTCTCGTGATAAAGGCCTGCACGGTAAGCTGCGCCCCGGCGTGTGCTACGCCGCGCTGGACGTGATGAACTCACGTCACGAGCGCGTGATTGTCGGCGTGCGCCTGCAGCAGGTTGCCGGCCGCGACCGCAAAGTGGACATTAAACCGTTCAGCATCCATGGCCTGCCGACGTCGATTAACCCGACTGAAATTCTCACCGAAACGGTGAATGCGCGCCAGGCACGGGTGCTGCCGCTCAGCGAGCTGAAGGACAAATTCGAAAGTAGCGAGAGCGTACAGTTCAAACAGTACAACTCGATTACTGACTACCACTCGGTGATGTTCGATCTCGGTATCGTGGCGCGCCGCCTGCGCTCTGCCGCCGACCGCAGCAAATATTACCGCCTGATTGAGGCCTCGCTGTACGGCGGGATCTCCAGCGCAATTACCCGCTCGCTGCGTGACTACCTGCTGCCGGAAAACAGCGGGGTGCGTAAAGCCTTCCAGGATATGGAAGCGGCGCTGCGTGAAAACCGCATGACGCTGGAAGCGATCCGCGTCACCCAGTCCGACCGCGACCTGTTTAAGCACCTGATTTCCGAAGCGACCAGCTACGTGGCAGCAGACTATATGCGCCATGCTAACGAGCGCCGCATTCACCTTGACGCTGCCATGGTGGTGCGTAACGACCTGTTCAGCAGCCGTAAGCAGCTGGCCGCGGAGCAGTATCGTTCGGTTGAGATGGCGCGTGAGCTCGCCGAGCATAACGGCGCAGAGAGCGATCTGGAAACCGATTATCAGGCCGCCAGCGATCACCTCAACCTGGTGCAAACCGCGCTGCGTCAGCAGGAAAAAATTGACCGCTATGATGCCGATCTCGAAGAGCTGACCTTCCGCCTGGAAGAGCAGAATGAAGTGGTGGCTGAAGCGCGTGAGCTGCAGGAAGAGAACGAAGCGCGCAGCGAAGCGGCCGAGCTGGAAGTCGACGAGCTGAAAAGCCAGCTGGCTGACTATCAGCAGGCGCTGGACGTGCAGCAGACCCGCGCTATCCAATACCAGCAGGCATTGACCGCGTTGCAGCGGGCGAAAGAGATCTGCCAGCTGAGCGACCTTAGCGTTGATAACGCTGAAGAGTGGCAGGAAACTTTCCAGGCCAAAGAGCAGGAAGCGACCAGCAAGCTACTGATGCTGGAGCAGAAAATGAGCGTGGCACAGGCTGCGCACAGCCAGTTTGAACAGGCTTTCGAGCTGGTTACCAAAATTGCCGGGCCGGTCAGCCGCAGCGAAGCCTGGCAGGTCGGTCGCGATCTGCTGCGCGATGCGGGCAACCAGCGTTATCACGCTGAACAGCTGCAGCCGCTGCGTAGCCGCATCAACGAGCTTGAGCAGCGCCTGCGCGAACAGCAGGATGCCGAGCGCCTGCTGAGCGAGTTCTGCAAGCGCCACGGTAAGCAGGTTGATGCTGAAGAGCTGGAAGCCCTGCAGTATGAGCTGGAAGCGCAGATTGAGCAGCTGAACGACAGCGTCTCCGATGCCGGTGAGCGCCGCATGAACATGCGCCAGGAGCTGGAACAGCTGCGCGAGCGTATCGCCCGCCTGACTAAACAGGCGCCGCAGTGGCTGGCCGCGCAGGAGATCCTTTCCCAGCTCAGCGAGCAGACCGGGCAGGTGCTGGAAAACAGCCAGCAGGTTACCGAATTTATGCAGCAGCTGCTGGAGCGCGAGCGCGAAACCACGGTTGAGCGTGATGAAGTCTCTGCCCGCAAGCGTGAAATTGAGCAGCAGATCGAGCGCCTCAGCCAGCCTGGCGGAGCCGAAGATCCCCGTCTTAACAACCTCGCTGAGCGCTTTGGCGGCGTGCTGCTGTCCGAAATTTATGACGATGTCACCATCGACGATGCGCCGTACTTCTCCGCGCTGTACGGCCCGGCGCGCCATGGAATTGTCGTCCCGGACCTGTCACGGGTACGTGAGTTGCTCGACGGCATGGATGACTGCCCGGAAGATCTCTATCTGATTGAAGGGGACCCGCAGTCGTTTGATGACAGCGTATTCAACGTTGAAGAGCTGGAAAAAGCGGTGGTGGTCAAGGCCAGCGATCGCCAGTGGCGCTATTCACGCTTCCCGAAAGTGCCGCTGTTTGGCCGTGCGGCGCGTGAGAATCAGCTGGAGCTGCTGCAAACCGAGCGGGAAGGCCTGGCCGAGCGCTACGCCACGCTGTCGTTTGACGTGCAGAAAACCCAGCGTCTGCACCAGTCCTTCAGCCGCTTTATCGGCAGCCACCTCGCCGTGGCCTTTGAGTCCGATCCGGAAGCGGAAATGCGCCTGCTGAACAATCGCCGCACGGAAGTTGAGCGCGCGCTGAGCAGCCATGAAAGCGAAAACCAGCAGCAGCGCCAGCAGTTTGACCAGGCGAAAGAGGGCGTAGCTCAGCTTAACCGCCTGATGCCGCGCGTCAGCCTGCTGCTGGATGATTCCCTGCGCGACCGTTACGAAGAGATTCTGGAAAAGCTGGATGAAGCGCAGGAAGCCGCACGCTTTATCCAGCAGCACGGCGCTCAGCTGGCGAAGCTGGAGCCGATCCTCTCCGTATTGCAGAGCGACCCGGAACAGCATGAACAGCTGAAGCTGGATTATCAGCAGGCGCAGCAGCAGCAGCGCGATGCCCGTCAGCAGGCGTTTGCCCTGACGGAAGTGGTACAGCGCCGCGCGCACTTTGGTTATACCGACTCCGCAGGCATGCTTGACGGCAACAGCGATCTCAACGAGAAGCTGCGTCAGCGCCTGGAGCATGCCGAGGCTGAACGTGCGCGTGCCCGCGACCAGCTGCGCCAGCATCAGGCCCAGCTGACGCAGTATTCTCAGCTGCTGGCCACGCTGAAAAGCTCCTATGACGCCAAGCGCGACATTCTGAAAGAGCTGCAGCAGGAGATGCAGGACATCGGCGTACAGGCTGACTCCAGTGCCGAAGAGCGTGCGCGTATGCGCCGTGATGAACTGTATAGCGCCCTGAGCAATAATCGTGCCCGCCGTAATCAGCTGGAAAAACAGCTGACCTTCTGTGAAGCCGAAATGGATGCGCTGCAGAAAAAACTGCGCCGCCTGGAACGTGAATACCAGGTGGGCCGCGAGCAGGTCGTCAGTGCTAAAGCGGGCTGGGTGGCGGTACTGCGCCTGGTGAAAGACAACGGAGTCGAGCGTCGACTGCATCGCCGTGAGCTGGCGTATCTTGGCGGGGACGAGCTGCGTTCAATGTCGGATAAGGCGCTGGGTGCGCTGCGTCTGGCGGTAGCGGATAACGAACATCTGCGCGATGTACTGCGCCTGTCGGAAGATCCTAAACGTCCTGAGCGTAAAATTCAGTTCTTTATCGCCGTATATCAGCACCTGCGCGAGCGTATCCGTCAGGATATCATCCGCACGGATGACCCGGTCGAAGCCATCGAGCAGATGGAGATCGAACTGAATCGTCTGACCGAAGAGTTAACCGCACGCGAGCAGATGCTGGCGATCAGCTCGCGCAGCGTAGCGAACATTATTCGTAAAACCATTCAGCGCGAGCAGAATCGTATTCGCCAGCTGAACCAGGGCTTGCAGGCCGTCAGCTTTGGCCAGGTGAAAAGTGTGCGTCTGAACGTCAACGTGCGTGAAGCCCACTCCACCCTGCTTGACGTTTTGTCAGAACAGCATGAGCAGCATCAGGATCTGTTTAAAAGCAATCGCCTGACCTTCTCGGAAGCGCTGGCGAAACTCTATCAGCGCCTGAACCCGCAGATCGATATGGGGCAGCGCACGCCGCAAACCATCGGTGAGGAGCTGCTCGATTACCGTAACTATCTGGAAATGGAAGTTGAAGTTAACCGTGGTTCCGACGGCTGGCTGCGCGCAGAGAGTGGTGCACTGTCGACCGGTGAAGCTATCGGTACCGGGATGTCCATTCTGGTCATGGTGGTGCAGAGCTGGGAAGAGGAGTCACGCCGCCTGCGCGGAAAAGATATCTCGCCTTGCCGACTGCTGTTCCTCGACGAAGCGGCGCGTCTGGATGCCAAATCCATCGCTACGCTGTTCGAACTGTGTGACCGTCTGGAAATGCAGCTGATCATCGCGGCGCCTGAAAACATCAGCCCGGAAAAGGGGACGACCTATAAGCTGGTGCGTAAGGTGTTTAATAATACTGAGCATGTTCATGTGGTGGGTCTGCGCGGCTTCGCTGCCGAGCCGACGGTGACCAGCAATGGCGCCGAAGCTGAGGCATAA
- the ldtD gene encoding L,D-transpeptidase: protein MLLKKSLSAQAVALGYCLMFGLTYMSPAAAGIPPVSAPASSTVSVVQSQAQISAAFPHGSTPFYLKNLTPLYAANGMRLMWQDQQAVQQFQQQLAEVALSGVQPQFTRWVKQLTDPQISGLARDVVLSDAMLGYLQFTSNVPSKGEVWLYSNAPYKMEAPSMAAINQWQRALAQGNLSGFVQSLAPQHPQYALMHQALKTLLADARPWPQLRDKQTLKPGQVSDDVPALRDILQRTGMMSAANEPPKPTAEVVGAVDAPLVHDDDNAQPDAVVPQQRDTNAVVSPSATATTDIPPPAVPNNVGNVQGEAIPVNADNIYTPQLVEALKRFQRWQGLEADGAIGTRTREWLNVSPQQRASLLALNIQRLRLLPDDMHNGIMVNIPNYSLAYYVNGSEILSSRVIVGRPDRKTPLMRSALNNVVLNPPWNVPTTLVRKDIVPKVKQDPMYLYKHGYTLLSGWSSDAQVIDPSMIDWSMVSAASFPYRIRQAPGATNSLGRYKFNMPSSDAIYLHDTPNHGLFQKDIRALSSGCVRVNRASDLANLLLQDVGWDGSRISSTLKQGETRFVSIRHRIPVNLYYLTAWVADDGQPQFRTDIYNYDMTARSGTQVLTQAGQLLL from the coding sequence ATGTTGCTGAAGAAATCGTTATCCGCTCAGGCCGTTGCGCTTGGCTACTGTTTGATGTTCGGACTGACATACATGTCCCCCGCAGCGGCAGGTATTCCACCTGTTTCCGCACCTGCGTCATCGACCGTTAGCGTGGTTCAAAGCCAGGCACAAATCAGTGCGGCTTTCCCTCATGGGAGCACGCCGTTTTATTTGAAGAATCTCACCCCACTGTATGCCGCAAACGGTATGCGTCTGATGTGGCAGGATCAACAGGCCGTGCAGCAGTTCCAGCAGCAGCTGGCTGAGGTTGCGCTTTCCGGCGTGCAGCCGCAATTTACCCGCTGGGTCAAACAGCTGACCGATCCGCAAATTAGCGGGCTGGCGCGTGATGTGGTGCTGTCTGACGCCATGTTGGGCTATCTGCAATTCACCTCCAATGTGCCGAGCAAGGGTGAAGTCTGGCTGTATAGCAATGCCCCTTACAAGATGGAAGCGCCGTCAATGGCGGCGATCAATCAGTGGCAGCGCGCATTGGCGCAGGGCAATCTTAGCGGCTTTGTGCAGTCCCTGGCCCCGCAGCACCCGCAATATGCCCTGATGCATCAGGCGCTGAAAACCCTGCTGGCGGATGCGCGCCCGTGGCCGCAGCTGCGGGATAAACAAACGTTAAAACCGGGGCAGGTGAGTGATGATGTTCCGGCGCTGCGCGACATTTTACAGCGCACCGGCATGATGTCTGCCGCCAATGAACCGCCGAAACCGACTGCCGAAGTGGTCGGAGCCGTGGATGCCCCGCTGGTGCATGACGATGATAACGCACAGCCGGATGCTGTCGTGCCGCAGCAGCGAGATACCAACGCGGTTGTCAGCCCGTCTGCCACTGCCACCACGGATATTCCCCCACCTGCAGTGCCGAATAACGTCGGTAACGTGCAGGGCGAGGCTATCCCGGTCAATGCTGACAATATCTACACGCCACAGCTGGTTGAGGCGCTGAAACGCTTCCAGCGCTGGCAGGGGTTGGAAGCGGATGGCGCAATTGGCACGCGCACCCGCGAGTGGTTAAACGTCTCGCCGCAGCAGCGTGCTTCGCTGCTGGCGCTGAACATTCAGCGTTTGCGTCTGCTACCCGATGATATGCACAACGGCATCATGGTGAATATCCCGAACTACTCGCTGGCTTACTACGTTAACGGCAGCGAGATTTTATCCTCGCGGGTGATTGTTGGCCGCCCGGACCGTAAAACGCCGTTGATGCGCAGCGCGCTGAATAATGTGGTACTCAACCCGCCGTGGAATGTGCCGACCACGCTGGTGCGCAAAGATATTGTGCCGAAGGTGAAGCAGGATCCGATGTACCTGTATAAACACGGTTATACGCTGCTGTCAGGCTGGAGCAGCGATGCGCAGGTGATCGACCCATCAATGATTGACTGGAGTATGGTTTCGGCCGCCTCGTTCCCGTATCGCATTCGCCAGGCTCCGGGGGCCACCAACTCGTTAGGGCGCTACAAGTTTAATATGCCAAGCTCGGACGCCATCTATCTGCACGACACGCCTAATCACGGCCTGTTTCAGAAAGATATTCGCGCGCTCAGCTCAGGCTGCGTGCGCGTGAACCGCGCCTCGGACCTCGCTAACCTGCTGTTGCAGGATGTGGGCTGGGATGGCTCGCGCATCAGCAGCACCCTGAAACAGGGCGAAACGCGCTTTGTTTCAATCCGCCACCGCATTCCGGTTAATCTCTATTACCTGACCGCCTGGGTAGCAGATGACGGTCAGCCGCAGTTTCGTACAGATATTTACAATTATGATATGACGGCGCGCTCAGGCACTCAGGTGCTGACGCAGGCTGGTCAATTATTGCTCTAA